A single genomic interval of Bacteroidales bacterium harbors:
- a CDS encoding 4-alpha-glucanotransferase, whose amino-acid sequence MTIEFKIEYRTKGDEVIAVVFKNRDIAPLFLNSYNDATWSGVIAIEGFPANSKLDYSYAVYENGECTRIESGVMTHSIWIGESKNTKLYVRDTWRDLPEFAYLFSSAFSGDKVFVPYKSANTNKSNTIFRALVPHVGNGRRLAICGREDILGGWKMPVPMKEIAPFVWECGICADYAARYEFKFVIIDKNGIIVEWERGENRELYVTDLAEGELFYSPEMEPLFDSLNRKIAGTAIPVFSLRGEGSFGVGDFGDLKDFVAWAAHTHQKGVQILPINDTTISNTWTDSYPYNSISIYAFHPMYLDIRQLGTLRDKTLANEFEVKRRKLNASPFVDYEGVNSTKMAYIKALFRQNGKRVLASVGFKKFFEDNSHWLLPYAAFSYLRDINGTPDFNAWGEYAVYNEEKIKELCSITSEAYPSIALYYYIQYNLHIQLLEVSKFARSKNVILKGDIPIGISRCSVEAWIEPHYFNMNGQAGAPPDAFSTNGQNWGFPTYNWDVMEKDGYAWWRKRFGKMSEYFTAYRIDHILGFFRIWEIPTHSVHGLLGQFVPAKGMTTEEIAGYGLEFRPQFMTTPFIDDEILSDIFGEKSDFVKETFLLPLASGRWELRPEFDTQRKVESWCWHNGCDDEIKEGVYSLISNVLFVPDRNDTNLYHPRICVQNDYIYKQLTTAEQNAFNALYDYYYYHRHSEFWYKQAMKKLPMLTQCTPMLACGEDLGMVPECVPWVMNQLQILSLEIERMPKAPYQEFGNTYYYPLRSVCSISTHDMSTLRGWWEENPEVTDHYYRTILNHGGATPHVASADICEEVVCRHLYSPSLLAILSFQDWLSIDENIRFSDVEAERINIPAVARHHWRYRMHVTIEQLMANEGFNTKLRSLIDNSGRG is encoded by the coding sequence ATGACAATAGAATTTAAAATTGAGTATCGCACTAAAGGTGATGAGGTGATTGCTGTTGTTTTTAAGAACAGAGATATTGCACCTCTTTTTTTGAACAGTTATAACGATGCTACTTGGAGTGGAGTTATAGCAATTGAGGGATTTCCTGCCAATTCAAAGTTGGATTATTCATACGCTGTGTATGAGAATGGGGAGTGTACACGCATAGAGAGCGGTGTTATGACTCACTCAATATGGATTGGCGAGAGCAAGAATACAAAACTATATGTTCGCGACACTTGGAGAGATCTCCCCGAGTTTGCATACCTGTTTAGTTCTGCTTTCAGTGGAGATAAAGTTTTTGTACCATATAAAAGTGCTAATACAAACAAAAGCAACACAATTTTCAGAGCATTAGTTCCGCATGTTGGCAATGGCAGACGTCTTGCAATTTGTGGTAGAGAGGATATTTTAGGAGGGTGGAAGATGCCTGTTCCTATGAAAGAGATTGCCCCCTTTGTATGGGAGTGTGGCATTTGTGCCGACTATGCGGCCCGTTATGAGTTTAAATTTGTAATTATCGACAAAAACGGAATTATTGTTGAGTGGGAACGTGGCGAAAACAGAGAACTCTATGTTACCGACCTTGCCGAAGGAGAACTCTTCTACTCTCCTGAGATGGAGCCACTCTTTGATAGTTTAAACCGAAAGATTGCTGGTACTGCAATACCAGTATTCTCGTTACGTGGCGAGGGCAGTTTTGGCGTTGGAGACTTTGGCGACCTTAAAGATTTTGTTGCTTGGGCTGCCCATACCCACCAAAAGGGTGTGCAAATTTTGCCTATTAACGACACCACTATAAGCAACACATGGACAGACTCTTATCCCTATAACAGCATCTCTATTTATGCGTTTCACCCTATGTATCTCGACATTAGGCAGCTGGGGACACTAAGAGATAAAACCCTTGCAAACGAGTTTGAGGTTAAACGCCGAAAGTTAAATGCTTCGCCATTTGTTGATTACGAAGGAGTGAACTCCACCAAAATGGCATACATCAAGGCTCTTTTCCGCCAGAACGGAAAGAGGGTTTTGGCTTCGGTAGGGTTTAAGAAGTTCTTTGAAGATAACTCTCATTGGCTATTGCCATACGCTGCCTTCTCATATTTAAGAGATATTAATGGCACTCCCGATTTCAATGCGTGGGGCGAATATGCAGTATATAACGAGGAGAAAATAAAAGAACTTTGTTCTATTACAAGCGAAGCATATCCTTCTATTGCACTATACTACTATATACAATACAACTTGCATATTCAACTATTGGAGGTTAGCAAGTTTGCACGTAGTAAGAATGTTATATTAAAGGGCGATATTCCTATTGGTATTAGCCGTTGTAGCGTTGAGGCGTGGATTGAGCCTCACTACTTCAATATGAATGGTCAGGCAGGAGCGCCACCCGATGCCTTCTCCACAAATGGTCAGAACTGGGGCTTTCCAACCTATAACTGGGATGTAATGGAGAAAGACGGCTATGCTTGGTGGCGTAAGAGATTTGGCAAGATGAGCGAATATTTTACTGCCTACCGCATTGACCACATACTTGGTTTCTTCCGTATTTGGGAGATTCCTACACACTCTGTACATGGACTGTTAGGTCAGTTTGTTCCTGCAAAGGGTATGACAACAGAAGAGATTGCAGGTTACGGACTTGAGTTCCGCCCTCAATTTATGACAACGCCTTTTATTGATGATGAGATTTTATCTGATATTTTTGGAGAGAAGAGTGATTTTGTAAAAGAGACCTTCTTGCTTCCACTTGCCTCTGGACGATGGGAGTTACGTCCCGAGTTTGACACTCAACGCAAAGTAGAAAGTTGGTGCTGGCACAACGGCTGTGATGATGAGATAAAAGAGGGAGTATATTCTCTTATCAGCAATGTGCTTTTTGTACCAGACCGCAACGATACAAATCTTTATCATCCACGCATTTGCGTTCAAAACGACTATATATACAAGCAACTTACAACTGCTGAGCAGAACGCTTTTAACGCTCTCTATGACTACTACTATTACCACCGCCATAGCGAGTTCTGGTATAAACAGGCAATGAAAAAGTTGCCTATGCTTACTCAATGTACCCCAATGTTGGCATGTGGCGAGGACTTGGGTATGGTACCTGAGTGTGTGCCTTGGGTGATGAATCAGTTACAGATTTTGAGTTTAGAGATTGAGCGTATGCCAAAGGCTCCATATCAAGAGTTTGGCAACACATACTATTACCCATTGCGTTCAGTATGTTCAATTTCAACACACGATATGTCAACCCTCAGAGGCTGGTGGGAGGAGAACCCCGAAGTTACCGACCACTACTACCGCACAATATTAAATCATGGCGGTGCAACACCCCATGTTGCAAGTGCAGACATTTGCGAAGAGGTTGTTTGTCGCCACCTTTATAGCCCATCTCTATTGGCAATACTGTCGTTCCAAGATTGGTTGTCGATTGATGAAAATATTCGCTTCTCAGATGTTGAGGCAGAACGTATAAACATACCTGCCGTTGCACGTCATCACTGGCGATACAGAATGCACGTAACAATTGAGCAACTTATGGCAAACGAGGGATTTAATACTAAACTACGCAGTTTAATTGATAATTCGGGAAGAGGTTAA
- a CDS encoding DUF4091 domain-containing protein, with protein MKKLLLPLMLLGLFACSTKQVEEITYDTPYPLTSYEELEDTKPVDEEAWNNLSESFNLTWADKNIHYSYKNVPCVATCTDTAITVWRGERVSALALIYTTEEIKDVELKISEIDGVEGSATANFVTYVMTDGFNADGNGTCGPRPDHSIYDSSMVADVIDNQKIRDLKPRKVRPVWCTFEVPMDIEAGSYDVTLKVKEGWKTLGKLNAEINVLDRTLPAPKDYVFHLDLWQQPYSVSRYYNVEKWSKEHFEAMRPMMKALARAGQKVISTEIIYEPWGDQSHDKFDPMIETTLKTDGTWAYDYTIFDRWVEFMMECGIDKEIKCFSMVPWDMNFRYLDEATGEYKFLHAKTSDAEYREFWTPLLQSLAQHLKEKGWYEKTSICMDERELSAMLDAYNLLQEVVPGMKMSLAGNYHAELVDLLYDFTVQYEQYFTKEELERRKANGQVTLYYTSCATTYPNSYTFSSPAESTCMPLHAVQAGFDGFLRWAYNNWGEDPLRDTRYRLWGAGDSFLIYPGFRSSVRFERFVEGVQDAEKIRILREEYAANGNSEALAELEEKINTFAEGEMNAENAGCKVKALEAILNR; from the coding sequence ATGAAAAAATTACTATTACCATTAATGTTATTAGGATTGTTTGCGTGTAGTACAAAACAGGTTGAGGAGATAACCTATGATACACCATATCCCTTAACAAGTTATGAGGAGTTAGAAGATACAAAACCTGTTGATGAGGAGGCTTGGAACAACCTCTCGGAGAGTTTCAACCTTACTTGGGCAGATAAGAATATACACTACTCATACAAAAATGTACCTTGTGTTGCTACTTGCACCGATACTGCAATTACTGTATGGCGAGGTGAGAGAGTTAGTGCGTTGGCTCTTATATACACAACTGAGGAGATAAAAGATGTGGAGTTGAAAATATCAGAGATTGATGGTGTTGAGGGAAGTGCCACTGCAAACTTTGTTACATACGTTATGACCGATGGCTTCAATGCCGATGGAAACGGAACATGCGGACCACGTCCTGATCACTCAATTTACGACAGTTCTATGGTTGCCGATGTAATTGACAACCAAAAGATAAGAGATTTAAAACCTCGCAAAGTTCGTCCGGTGTGGTGTACTTTTGAGGTGCCTATGGATATTGAGGCAGGTAGTTATGATGTTACTCTTAAAGTAAAAGAGGGTTGGAAAACATTGGGTAAACTCAATGCAGAGATTAATGTCTTGGATAGGACGTTACCAGCCCCCAAAGATTATGTGTTCCATTTGGATTTGTGGCAACAACCCTATTCGGTTTCGCGTTATTATAATGTGGAGAAGTGGAGTAAAGAGCATTTTGAGGCAATGCGTCCAATGATGAAGGCTCTTGCTCGTGCAGGACAAAAGGTTATATCAACCGAGATAATATATGAGCCTTGGGGTGATCAATCGCACGACAAATTTGACCCGATGATTGAGACTACTCTTAAAACCGATGGCACTTGGGCATACGACTACACCATCTTTGACCGTTGGGTTGAGTTTATGATGGAGTGCGGTATTGACAAAGAGATTAAATGTTTCTCAATGGTGCCATGGGATATGAACTTCCGTTACTTGGATGAGGCAACAGGTGAGTATAAATTCCTTCATGCAAAAACTTCAGATGCTGAGTATCGCGAGTTTTGGACTCCTCTACTACAATCACTTGCTCAACACCTAAAAGAGAAGGGGTGGTACGAGAAGACCTCAATATGTATGGATGAGCGTGAGTTGAGTGCAATGCTTGATGCCTATAACCTGTTACAAGAGGTTGTGCCCGGAATGAAGATGTCTCTTGCAGGAAACTATCATGCCGAGTTGGTTGACCTGCTATACGACTTTACTGTGCAATATGAGCAATACTTCACAAAAGAGGAGCTGGAGCGCCGTAAAGCAAACGGACAGGTAACGCTTTACTACACAAGTTGTGCTACAACCTATCCTAACTCATATACATTCTCATCACCTGCCGAGTCGACATGTATGCCACTTCACGCAGTACAGGCAGGATTTGACGGATTCTTGCGTTGGGCATACAACAACTGGGGCGAAGATCCATTACGTGATACACGCTACCGCCTATGGGGTGCAGGAGACTCATTCCTGATATACCCGGGATTCCGCAGTTCGGTACGCTTTGAACGTTTTGTTGAGGGTGTGCAGGATGCCGAGAAGATAAGAATCTTACGTGAGGAGTATGCTGCAAATGGAAACAGCGAGGCGTTAGCCGAGTTGGAAGAGAAGATAAATACCTTTGCTGAAGGTGAGATGAATGCCGAGAATGCTGGATGCAAAGTAAAGGCTCTTGAAGCAATATTAAACCGATAA
- a CDS encoding nitronate monooxygenase, with translation MNRICSLFGIKYPIVAGGMVWCSGWRLAAAVSNAGGLGLIGAGSMHPETLREHIQKCKAATTKPFGVNIPLMYPQIEEIMQIVVEEGVKIVFTSAGSPKKWTDYLHQNGAVVAHVVSSALFAKKCEDAGVDAVVAEGFEAGGHNGREETTTLCLIPSVRKATTLPLIAAGGVATGSGMAATFSLGAEGVQIGTRFAMTEESSASEEFKTLCRGLNEGDTKLMLKQLAPTRLIKNNFYKQVEEAELRGASVEELKELLGKGRAKKGIFEGDLEEGELEIGQVASLISEPETAQQAVEDIVTEFNETIKRVSEVIF, from the coding sequence ATGAACAGAATATGTAGCCTTTTTGGAATAAAATACCCCATCGTGGCAGGAGGTATGGTGTGGTGTAGCGGCTGGAGATTGGCTGCTGCAGTGAGCAATGCAGGAGGATTGGGATTGATAGGTGCAGGGTCGATGCACCCCGAAACTCTCAGAGAGCATATCCAAAAATGTAAGGCAGCAACTACTAAACCCTTTGGCGTTAACATCCCATTAATGTACCCTCAGATAGAGGAGATAATGCAGATAGTAGTGGAGGAGGGTGTAAAGATAGTCTTTACATCGGCAGGTAGTCCAAAGAAATGGACCGACTATCTACACCAGAACGGAGCGGTTGTGGCACACGTAGTATCATCGGCACTCTTTGCCAAGAAGTGTGAGGATGCTGGTGTTGATGCCGTAGTTGCCGAAGGGTTTGAGGCAGGAGGCCATAACGGACGCGAAGAGACTACAACACTATGCTTGATTCCATCGGTACGCAAAGCAACCACCCTTCCGCTTATAGCAGCAGGAGGAGTGGCAACAGGTAGCGGAATGGCTGCAACCTTCTCGCTTGGAGCAGAGGGTGTGCAGATAGGAACACGCTTTGCTATGACGGAGGAGAGTTCGGCAAGTGAAGAGTTTAAAACTCTTTGCCGAGGCTTAAACGAGGGAGATACCAAACTGATGCTAAAACAACTCGCCCCCACTCGACTTATAAAAAACAACTTCTACAAACAGGTTGAGGAGGCTGAATTACGCGGAGCATCTGTTGAAGAGTTAAAAGAGTTATTGGGTAAGGGACGTGCCAAAAAAGGAATATTTGAGGGCGACCTCGAGGAGGGCGAATTGGAGATTGGACAAGTTGCATCCTTAATCTCGGAACCTGAAACAGCACAACAAGCGGTAGAAGATATTGTAACCGAGTTTAACGAAACAATAAAAAGAGTATCTGAGGTAATTTTTTAG
- the purB gene encoding adenylosuccinate lyase, with protein sequence MEFSPLTAVSPIDGRYNSKTSMLADYFSEYALIRYRVYVEIEYFIALAEIKLPQMEGITSDIYPALRSIYKCFTEEDAKHVKEIESVTNHDVKAVEYFIKEKFDAIGGLEAYKEFIHFGLTSQDINNTSIPVSIKEALTNVYYPAIEELIEKCRTFAEEWKDIPMLAKTHGQPASPTRLGKEMMVFVYRLEKQLNILKNTPISGKFGGATGNFNAHHVAYPEYNWREFANNFLSKNLGIEREEWTTQISNYDNLAALFDGMRRINTILMDLDKDFWQYISMEYFKQKIKAGEVGSSAMPHKVNPIDFENSEGNLGIANAILDHLATKLPISRLQRDLTDSTVLRNVGVPMGHMMIAIASTMKGLGKLLLNEEAIAADLNNMWNVCAEAIQTILRREGYPKPYEALKALTRKNSVVDANSISEFIDTLNVSEEIKAELRKITPMNYTGM encoded by the coding sequence ATGGAATTTTCACCACTTACAGCAGTTTCGCCTATTGACGGACGCTACAACTCTAAGACTTCGATGTTGGCAGACTACTTCTCGGAGTATGCACTTATTCGCTATCGCGTTTATGTTGAGATTGAGTATTTTATTGCTTTGGCAGAGATTAAACTTCCTCAAATGGAAGGTATCACCTCGGATATCTACCCTGCTTTGAGAAGTATCTACAAATGCTTTACCGAAGAGGATGCTAAACACGTTAAGGAGATTGAGAGCGTTACTAACCACGATGTTAAAGCAGTTGAGTATTTCATTAAAGAGAAATTTGATGCTATTGGTGGTTTGGAGGCTTATAAAGAGTTTATCCACTTTGGCTTGACTTCGCAAGATATTAACAACACCTCTATTCCTGTCTCTATCAAAGAGGCATTAACCAATGTTTATTACCCAGCTATTGAGGAGTTGATTGAGAAGTGTCGCACTTTTGCTGAGGAGTGGAAAGATATTCCTATGCTTGCAAAAACTCATGGTCAACCCGCTTCTCCTACTCGTTTAGGTAAAGAGATGATGGTGTTTGTATATCGTTTGGAGAAACAGTTGAATATCCTTAAAAACACTCCTATCAGCGGTAAGTTTGGTGGAGCAACAGGAAACTTTAATGCTCACCACGTTGCATATCCTGAGTACAACTGGAGAGAGTTTGCAAACAACTTCCTATCTAAAAACTTAGGTATTGAGCGAGAGGAGTGGACTACACAAATCTCAAACTACGACAACCTTGCCGCTCTCTTTGACGGTATGCGCCGCATAAACACCATTTTAATGGACTTGGATAAAGACTTCTGGCAATATATCTCAATGGAGTACTTTAAACAAAAAATTAAAGCGGGAGAGGTTGGTTCATCGGCTATGCCTCACAAAGTTAATCCTATCGACTTTGAGAACTCAGAGGGTAACTTAGGTATTGCAAATGCAATTCTTGACCACCTTGCAACAAAATTGCCTATCTCACGCCTTCAACGCGACCTAACAGACTCTACTGTTCTTCGTAACGTTGGAGTTCCTATGGGACACATGATGATTGCTATTGCTTCAACCATGAAAGGATTAGGAAAACTTCTTCTTAACGAAGAGGCGATTGCTGCCGACCTTAACAATATGTGGAATGTTTGTGCTGAGGCTATTCAAACTATTCTTCGCCGAGAGGGTTATCCAAAACCATACGAAGCATTGAAGGCTCTTACTCGCAAAAACTCTGTTGTTGATGCAAACTCTATCAGCGAGTTCATTGACACCCTTAACGTTAGCGAGGAGATTAAAGCAGAACTTCGCAAAATTACACCTATGAACTATACTGGTATGTAG
- a CDS encoding fumarate hydratase, with the protein MATEPFKYQDPFEMGKDNTEYYLLTKDYVSVKEFGDRKIVCVEPEGLTALAKAAMRDVSFLLRREHNEMVAKILSDPEASENDKYVALTMLRNAEVAAKGQLPVCQDTGTAIVMGKKGENIYTGGGDAEALSKGIYQTYTEENLRYSQNAPLDMYKEVNTGCNLPAQIDLYAIDGDEYKFLFMAKGGGSANKTYLYQETKALLNPDSLVKFLVEKMKTLGTAACPPYHIAFVIGGTSAETNLKTVKLASAKYLDTLPTTGNELGRSFRDVELEKQVLKAAQEAGIGAQFGGKYFAHDIRIIRMSRHGASCPVGLGVSCSADRNIKAKINKDGIWIEKMDDQPGNLIPEELRQAGEGDAVKINLNRPMNEVLAELSKYPVSTRLSLNGTIIVGRDIAHAKLKERIDNGEGLPQYIKDHPIYYAGPAKTPKGMPSGSFGPTTAGRMDSYVDLFQANGGSMIMIAKGNRSQQVTDACHKHGGFYLGSIGGPAAILAQNNIKSVECVEYPELGMEAIWKIEVEDFPAFILVDDKGNDFFKQIKPLCLGGCK; encoded by the coding sequence ATGGCAACAGAACCATTTAAGTATCAAGACCCCTTTGAGATGGGTAAGGATAACACTGAGTATTATTTGCTTACAAAAGATTATGTAAGCGTTAAAGAGTTTGGAGACAGAAAAATTGTTTGTGTTGAACCTGAGGGATTGACCGCTTTGGCAAAAGCGGCTATGAGAGACGTTTCGTTTTTGTTACGCAGAGAGCATAACGAGATGGTGGCCAAGATTCTTTCAGACCCCGAAGCAAGCGAGAACGACAAGTATGTAGCATTAACAATGTTGCGTAACGCTGAGGTTGCCGCTAAAGGACAACTTCCAGTTTGCCAAGATACAGGTACTGCCATTGTAATGGGTAAAAAGGGAGAGAACATCTACACTGGAGGTGGCGATGCTGAGGCTCTTTCAAAAGGTATCTATCAAACATATACCGAAGAGAATTTGCGTTACTCACAAAATGCACCTTTGGATATGTACAAAGAGGTAAACACCGGTTGCAACCTTCCTGCTCAAATTGACCTTTACGCTATTGATGGCGATGAGTATAAATTCTTATTTATGGCTAAAGGTGGTGGCTCGGCTAACAAAACTTATCTTTACCAAGAGACTAAGGCATTGCTTAACCCCGACTCATTGGTTAAGTTCTTAGTTGAGAAGATGAAGACTTTGGGTACTGCTGCATGTCCTCCATACCACATTGCTTTTGTTATTGGTGGAACTTCGGCAGAGACTAACCTTAAAACAGTAAAACTTGCATCAGCCAAATATCTTGACACTCTTCCCACTACTGGAAATGAGTTAGGACGTTCGTTCCGCGATGTTGAGTTGGAAAAACAAGTTTTGAAGGCTGCTCAAGAGGCTGGTATTGGTGCTCAATTTGGAGGTAAATATTTTGCTCACGATATCAGAATTATCCGTATGTCTCGCCACGGTGCAAGTTGTCCGGTTGGTTTGGGAGTATCTTGCTCGGCAGACCGCAACATTAAAGCAAAAATCAACAAAGATGGTATCTGGATTGAGAAGATGGATGATCAACCTGGAAATCTTATCCCCGAAGAGTTGCGTCAAGCAGGAGAGGGTGATGCAGTAAAAATCAACCTTAATCGCCCAATGAACGAAGTTCTTGCAGAGTTGAGCAAATACCCTGTTTCTACTCGCCTATCATTGAACGGAACAATCATAGTTGGTAGAGATATTGCACACGCTAAACTTAAAGAGCGTATCGACAACGGCGAAGGTTTGCCTCAATATATCAAAGATCATCCAATCTACTATGCAGGACCTGCTAAAACTCCTAAAGGAATGCCTTCAGGCTCATTTGGACCTACAACAGCAGGCCGTATGGATTCATACGTTGACCTATTCCAAGCAAACGGAGGTTCAATGATTATGATTGCAAAAGGTAACCGTAGCCAACAAGTTACTGACGCTTGTCACAAACATGGCGGATTCTATCTTGGAAGTATTGGTGGACCTGCTGCAATTCTTGCACAAAACAACATTAAGAGCGTTGAGTGCGTAGAGTATCCCGAGTTGGGTATGGAGGCTATCTGGAAAATTGAGGTTGAAGATTTCCCTGCATTCATCCTTGTTGATGATAAAGGCAACGACTTCTTTAAACAGATTAAACCTCTTTGTCTTGGTGGTTGCAAATAA
- a CDS encoding GNAT family N-acetyltransferase, whose protein sequence is MNKIIREATKQDSDIIAKVVLLAIGVDIERLSEHTSPFNYELVKALAEREDSQYSYKNCYVCEVDGKVAGAICSYDGARLYELREALFQELEKRGTQLGKKITDECESGELYIDSLAVFKEFRGCGIAKALIAKVEEKSRELNISILGLLVDNENPNAKKLYTSLGFTSVNIREFLGMPMTHMQKEVLFYDDKLN, encoded by the coding sequence ATGAACAAAATAATACGTGAGGCAACAAAACAAGATTCTGACATTATTGCTAAAGTGGTGCTACTTGCCATAGGGGTAGATATAGAGAGGTTATCGGAACATACCTCTCCCTTTAATTATGAGTTGGTTAAAGCATTGGCCGAGCGAGAAGATAGTCAATACTCTTACAAAAACTGCTATGTGTGCGAGGTTGACGGTAAGGTGGCAGGAGCAATATGCAGTTACGATGGTGCAAGACTCTATGAGTTGCGTGAGGCACTCTTTCAGGAACTTGAAAAACGAGGCACTCAACTTGGTAAAAAGATAACTGATGAGTGCGAAAGTGGAGAGTTATATATCGACTCCCTTGCCGTATTTAAAGAGTTCAGAGGGTGTGGTATAGCCAAAGCATTAATTGCAAAGGTAGAGGAGAAATCTCGTGAACTCAACATCTCCATATTAGGACTATTGGTAGATAACGAAAACCCCAATGCTAAAAAACTCTACACCTCATTAGGCTTTACCTCTGTAAACATTCGTGAGTTTCTAGGAATGCCTATGACTCATATGCAAAAAGAGGTGCTGTTTTATGATGACAAATTAAATTAG
- a CDS encoding DUF21 domain-containing protein, whose protein sequence is MGLIFLYLFGALSISFLCSILEAVLLSTPMSYISMKEEEGSKTAKLLKKYKTEIDGPVAAILSLNTIAHTIGAAGVGAEAGKVFGEEYFGVISAILTILILVFSEIIPKTIGANSWRVLAIPATKIIKVLIVITYPFVKLSEFITKIFDRGEQTTVSREEVSAMVNVGVEEGVFQVKEKKIIQNFIKLDSVLAEDIMTPNLVVESVPETMTVKEFYALKDLSHSRIPVYKDNRDYITGYILRATVLERLAEDKFNIKLSDIMRPMLSFGEETSVSEIWEKMLESKEHISVITDEYGCMRGLVTMEDVIETMLGVEIVDEYDKTEDMQELARERWQKMSQQRAAKIATKTKKKTE, encoded by the coding sequence ATGGGTCTGATTTTTTTATATCTATTTGGTGCATTATCAATATCATTTCTTTGTTCAATATTAGAGGCAGTTTTGTTGTCAACTCCTATGTCGTATATATCAATGAAAGAGGAGGAGGGAAGCAAAACAGCAAAACTTCTTAAAAAGTATAAAACCGAAATTGACGGTCCGGTAGCCGCCATTCTCTCATTAAACACAATAGCCCACACAATAGGTGCGGCAGGTGTAGGTGCCGAAGCAGGAAAGGTGTTTGGTGAAGAGTATTTTGGTGTAATATCTGCAATTCTTACAATACTTATTTTGGTATTCTCCGAAATTATACCAAAAACCATTGGTGCAAATAGTTGGAGAGTGTTGGCAATACCAGCAACCAAAATAATTAAAGTGTTGATTGTAATTACATATCCCTTTGTGAAATTATCAGAGTTTATAACAAAAATATTTGATAGAGGCGAACAAACCACTGTTAGTCGCGAGGAGGTATCTGCTATGGTTAACGTTGGTGTAGAGGAGGGAGTATTCCAAGTAAAGGAGAAAAAAATAATCCAAAACTTCATAAAACTCGACAGCGTTTTGGCAGAGGATATTATGACACCCAATCTGGTGGTGGAGAGTGTTCCTGAAACAATGACTGTAAAAGAGTTTTATGCTCTAAAAGATTTGTCGCACTCACGTATTCCTGTGTATAAAGATAATCGCGACTATATAACAGGTTATATATTACGTGCAACCGTATTGGAACGTTTGGCTGAGGATAAGTTTAATATTAAACTCTCTGATATAATGCGTCCAATGCTATCGTTTGGAGAAGAGACCTCAGTGTCGGAGATATGGGAAAAGATGCTTGAGAGTAAAGAACATATCTCAGTAATTACCGATGAATACGGATGTATGCGTGGATTGGTAACAATGGAGGATGTAATTGAGACAATGCTCGGTGTTGAGATTGTTGATGAATATGACAAGACTGAGGATATGCAAGAACTTGCTCGGGAACGTTGGCAAAAGATGAGTCAGCAACGAGCAGCGAAAATAGCAACGAAAACTAAGAAGAAAACTGAATAA